The following coding sequences are from one Roseburia hominis A2-183 window:
- a CDS encoding DUF6937 domain-containing protein, producing MEEKSKVIFGNPMPDKVYRKAVKSKKKYAKKFGDDAGADYPAIVKKNEYIGDMLDVHDIRVGETGENVGFDTEKGIIVGNIRMGFGHYRISMAIASAAHSMGYVPYWMDLNSYPQTTCTKVIGAQNDLYSLGSRLSQKSRLFNRLVWEPMNYEGFRKLSYNAADQKNAELMAPVYANVPKEIPVVATHVWPAQAAIHAGMKHVVNAIPDNWPMALHLSEGSIHTVQTHYAYQGYRILNGMQGADVLRPMPEDDLIYTGHYIDHELVSNIEADCETRRARKREKKPMRFLLTIGGAGAQREIFASIIKHLLPAIRDGRAALYVNVGDYRNVWEELLGEIPGMKKFATEHFNNWKDTTEFAAQALTGEVSGIHGFWHENIFEAVYCTNLLMRSCDVLVTKPSELAFYPVPKLFIKRVGGHEQWGAIHSAEIGDGTLECRDIPHTVQMLDLFLNEDALLNDMCDCIEKNKAAGIYDGAYRVVELAMEKR from the coding sequence ATGGAAGAAAAATCAAAAGTTATTTTTGGCAATCCGATGCCGGATAAGGTATACCGGAAAGCGGTAAAGTCGAAAAAGAAATATGCAAAAAAATTCGGGGACGATGCAGGGGCAGATTATCCTGCAATCGTGAAGAAGAATGAATACATCGGCGATATGCTGGACGTACATGACATCCGTGTGGGAGAGACGGGAGAAAACGTGGGATTTGACACGGAAAAGGGAATCATCGTCGGCAACATCCGCATGGGATTCGGACATTACCGCATTTCCATGGCGATCGCATCTGCGGCACATTCCATGGGCTATGTACCGTACTGGATGGACTTGAATTCCTACCCGCAGACGACCTGCACAAAAGTTATTGGTGCGCAGAATGATCTGTATTCCCTGGGATCAAGACTTTCCCAGAAGAGCAGACTGTTTAACCGTCTGGTCTGGGAGCCGATGAACTATGAAGGCTTCCGGAAGCTTTCCTACAATGCCGCGGATCAGAAAAACGCGGAACTGATGGCTCCGGTCTATGCGAATGTGCCGAAGGAGATTCCGGTGGTGGCGACACACGTGTGGCCGGCGCAGGCGGCAATCCATGCGGGAATGAAGCATGTGGTCAACGCGATTCCGGACAACTGGCCAATGGCGCTGCATTTATCGGAGGGAAGCATTCACACCGTGCAGACGCATTACGCCTACCAGGGCTACCGCATCTTAAACGGCATGCAGGGAGCTGACGTTCTTCGCCCGATGCCTGAGGATGATCTGATCTATACGGGACATTACATCGACCATGAGCTGGTGAGCAACATCGAGGCGGACTGTGAGACGAGACGGGCGCGCAAGAGAGAGAAAAAGCCGATGCGTTTTCTTCTCACAATCGGAGGAGCGGGAGCACAGAGAGAGATTTTTGCTTCCATCATTAAACATCTGCTCCCTGCGATTCGGGACGGCAGAGCCGCACTGTATGTGAATGTCGGTGATTACCGCAATGTCTGGGAGGAGCTGCTCGGCGAGATCCCGGGAATGAAGAAGTTTGCAACGGAGCATTTTAATAACTGGAAGGATACGACAGAGTTTGCCGCACAGGCACTTACCGGTGAGGTAAGCGGCATCCACGGCTTCTGGCATGAGAATATTTTCGAGGCAGTCTACTGCACGAACCTTCTGATGAGAAGCTGCGATGTGCTTGTGACAAAGCCGAGCGAGCTGGCATTCTACCCGGTGCCGAAGCTGTTTATCAAGCGTGTCGGCGGGCATGAGCAGTGGGGCGCCATCCACTCCGCAGAGATCGGGGACGGCACGTTAGAGTGCAGAGATATTCCGCACACGGTACAGATGCTGGATCTGTTCTTAAACGAGGACGCGCTGCTTAACGATATGTGCGACTGCATCGAGAAGAACAAGGCAGCAGGAATTTACGACGGAGCCTACCGTGTGGTAGAGCTTGCGATGGAGAAGAGATAA